Within Planktothrix tepida PCC 9214, the genomic segment GATAATAGTCACTCAACAGATTACCTGTGAACAGGCGCAGAAAATCAATGAAATAAAAGTGTTCTTGGGGGAAAATGCGTTTAAGAGCGATCGCTTCTCGACGATAGCGGTTATAAATTTTATTCGGGGTTTCCTCATGAACGTGGACAATTTCTGCTTCTGCCACATAAGCAAGTTGATAGCCAAGTCCCAGTACCCGTTTAGCCCAATCCAAATCTTCTAAACCTGTTA encodes:
- a CDS encoding glycosyltransferase family 2 protein, which translates into the protein TGLEDLDWAKRVLGLGYQLAYVAEAEIVHVHEETPNKIYNRYRREAIALKRIFPQEHFYFIDFLRLFTGNLLSDYY